Proteins encoded together in one Candidatus Polarisedimenticolia bacterium window:
- a CDS encoding type II toxin-antitoxin system HicA family toxin, protein MARLPRLTGKEVIAALQRVDFEVARVKGSHHFLRHPDGRVTVVPVHAGEIIGPGLLAKILRDCDLTREKFLELCRG, encoded by the coding sequence ATGGCCCGGCTTCCCAGATTGACTGGCAAGGAAGTCATCGCGGCGCTGCAACGGGTTGACTTTGAGGTGGCACGCGTCAAGGGTAGCCACCATTTTCTACGACACCCGGACGGTCGCGTGACGGTTGTCCCCGTCCACGCGGGCGAGATTATCGGTCCGGGACTGCTGGCGAAGATTCTTCGCGACTGCGACCTGACCCGCGAGAAATTCCTCGAGCTCTGTCGCGGGTGA
- a CDS encoding AbrB/MazE/SpoVT family DNA-binding domain-containing protein, translating to MKARLVRMGNSRGIRVPKPLMEQTGLEEDAEIVVGRSRAGWVEAFRTMAGHGDDELLDEARSTRWDEDEW from the coding sequence ATGAAGGCGCGCCTCGTCCGAATGGGCAACTCTCGAGGAATTCGCGTCCCGAAGCCTCTGATGGAACAGACCGGCTTGGAAGAGGACGCGGAGATCGTGGTGGGTCGCTCTCGCGCAGGGTGGGTTGAAGCGTTTCGGACCATGGCCGGGCACGGTGACGACGAGTTGCTCGATGAAGCCCGATCCACTCGCTGGGACGAGGACGAATGGTAA
- a CDS encoding sulfatase-like hydrolase/transferase — translation MVMAVKPAIRALAAVAILLMTACDGRRRPNIVLIVADDLGYADIGVHGSRDIPTPNIDRIAREGIRFTDAYVSGPYCSPTRAGLMTGRYPQRFGYEFNPDGSPDFGLPLTETTIADRLKAAGYRTALFGKWHLGSADRLHPMRRGFEEFYGFLGADHSYMNVDYVDVGTNLPDPLLDGMTPAPSVTYLTDALGDRAVRYIEQHASEPFFLYLAFNAAHVPMEAPEKYLDRFPDIADPTRRTYAAMVAAMDDAIGRTLTSLRDQKLEETTLVIFLNDNGGPTMPTTTVNGSSNAPLRGSKRQTWEGGIRVAFAMSWKGHLDAGRVDHRPIIQLDVVPTALAAAGVATNGAAFDGVDLLPFLTGAAQGAPHDTLYWRLGGTMAIRRGDWKLVKTRDGPLVDVDPSTLTDLSEAGLYNLSEDIGETRNRAADRPDKVKELSDSWQQWNRQLPKPLWGPRPGPSKD, via the coding sequence ATGGTAATGGCGGTAAAACCCGCCATCCGGGCGCTCGCCGCGGTCGCCATCCTTCTGATGACCGCCTGTGACGGTCGCCGGCGACCGAACATCGTCCTGATTGTGGCCGACGACCTGGGTTACGCGGACATCGGCGTCCACGGCAGCCGGGACATTCCAACGCCGAACATCGATCGGATCGCTCGCGAAGGGATTCGCTTCACAGACGCCTATGTCAGCGGCCCCTATTGCAGCCCGACGCGAGCAGGTCTCATGACGGGCCGGTATCCGCAACGGTTCGGCTACGAATTCAACCCCGATGGATCCCCGGATTTCGGATTGCCCCTGACCGAGACGACGATCGCGGACAGGCTGAAGGCTGCCGGTTACCGCACGGCCCTGTTCGGCAAATGGCATCTCGGCTCGGCGGATCGATTGCACCCGATGCGTCGCGGATTTGAAGAGTTCTACGGGTTCCTCGGCGCCGACCATTCGTATATGAATGTCGACTATGTCGATGTGGGCACGAATCTGCCCGACCCGCTGCTGGACGGCATGACGCCCGCCCCGTCGGTGACGTACCTCACGGACGCGCTCGGCGATCGGGCCGTCCGCTACATCGAGCAGCACGCGTCGGAGCCGTTCTTTCTCTATCTCGCGTTCAACGCCGCCCATGTGCCGATGGAAGCGCCCGAGAAGTACCTCGATCGCTTCCCGGACATCGCAGACCCGACGCGCCGCACCTATGCCGCCATGGTGGCCGCGATGGACGATGCGATCGGGCGAACGCTGACCAGCCTGCGCGATCAGAAGCTTGAAGAGACAACGCTGGTGATTTTCCTGAACGACAACGGCGGACCGACGATGCCGACGACGACGGTCAACGGGTCGAGCAACGCTCCCCTGCGCGGATCGAAGCGGCAGACCTGGGAAGGCGGCATTCGCGTCGCGTTCGCGATGTCGTGGAAAGGGCACCTCGACGCGGGGCGGGTGGATCACAGGCCGATCATTCAGCTCGACGTCGTGCCGACCGCGCTTGCCGCCGCGGGCGTGGCGACGAACGGAGCAGCGTTCGACGGCGTCGATCTCCTGCCGTTTCTGACCGGCGCAGCGCAAGGCGCCCCGCACGACACGCTGTATTGGCGCCTGGGCGGCACGATGGCGATTCGCCGGGGCGATTGGAAGCTGGTCAAGACTCGCGACGGCCCGCTGGTCGACGTCGATCCCTCGACGCTGACCGACCTTTCGGAAGCCGGTCTCTACAATCTCTCCGAAGACATCGGCGAGACCCGGAATCGGGCGGCCGATCGGCCGGACAAGGTGAAGGAGCTCAGTGACTCGTGGCAGCAGTGGAATCGCCAGCTGCCCAAGCCGTTGTGGGGACCTCGACCAGGGCCGAGCAAAGACTGA